A window of the Halobacterium hubeiense genome harbors these coding sequences:
- a CDS encoding DUF460 domain-containing protein yields the protein MSTRTSALDARVFGVDVQSGDVRGDAPSYALVVFDGEVVERDVVTRRKLLRRLDGEEPAILATDNMYELAADKDQLVHFLRGLPDETKLVQVTGDERPEPLSRVAKRHGVPYGKPAMEEAEAAARLAARNVGYEVSAFTDETTVKVARGRSTGGGGGWSEDRFTRRIHGSVKRVAREVESDLDDAGLDYEREVTEKYGGFANAVFTVQARPEDIPVSSRRSGDTRVEVEPVRRDGIEFEPLARRRDRVFVGIDPGTTTAVALVALDGRVLDVTSTRTADTAEVIEWIIERGRPVVVAADVNPMPATVEKIRASFDAAGWAPDTDLPVDEKQHRTREEGYEDDHQRDAMAAALFARDAHADQIRRATEETPPELDRGEVVSRVVGNDEPLTAVLEDLTETDEPEEEAVEHEPRELTDEERRIRDLEAQVARLQDHVADLEAELDEKDDKIAEYEEELSEARREERQEARERREVTKLEWENDRLETELEEERERAEELAAKLERLKDLWKLDHSNLGDVDHSGDLVAVKPVEQFTVDDIEAADDEYGIAAGDVVYLRDASGAGRSTAELLAEFDPRVVLRSGGLSDAADEVLFDHEIPVGPASEVTIREVDELAIASEPEVEAVIADWRERKAERERERKESMVDSIISEHRADRD from the coding sequence GTGAGTACCCGCACGAGCGCCCTCGACGCCCGCGTGTTCGGCGTCGACGTGCAGAGCGGTGACGTGCGCGGGGACGCCCCCTCCTACGCGCTGGTCGTCTTCGACGGCGAAGTCGTCGAGCGCGACGTCGTCACCCGCCGGAAGCTGCTCCGGCGACTGGACGGCGAGGAGCCCGCGATTCTCGCGACCGACAACATGTACGAGCTGGCCGCCGACAAGGACCAGCTCGTGCACTTCCTGCGCGGGCTCCCCGACGAGACGAAGCTCGTGCAGGTCACCGGCGACGAGCGCCCCGAGCCGCTCTCCCGCGTCGCGAAACGCCACGGCGTCCCGTACGGCAAGCCCGCGATGGAGGAGGCCGAGGCCGCCGCCCGGCTCGCCGCGCGCAACGTCGGCTACGAGGTGTCGGCGTTCACCGACGAGACCACCGTGAAGGTCGCTCGCGGCCGTTCGACCGGCGGCGGTGGCGGGTGGAGCGAGGACCGCTTCACGCGGCGCATCCACGGCTCCGTGAAGCGCGTCGCCCGCGAGGTCGAGTCCGACCTCGACGACGCCGGCCTCGACTACGAGCGCGAGGTCACCGAGAAGTACGGCGGGTTCGCCAACGCCGTGTTCACCGTGCAGGCGCGCCCCGAGGACATCCCCGTGAGCAGCCGGCGCTCCGGCGACACGCGCGTCGAGGTCGAGCCCGTGCGCCGGGACGGCATCGAGTTCGAGCCGCTCGCGCGGCGCCGCGACCGCGTGTTCGTCGGCATCGACCCCGGGACGACCACCGCGGTCGCGCTGGTCGCGCTCGACGGCCGCGTGCTCGACGTCACGAGCACGCGCACCGCCGACACCGCCGAGGTCATCGAGTGGATCATCGAGCGCGGCCGCCCGGTCGTGGTCGCCGCCGACGTGAATCCGATGCCGGCGACCGTCGAGAAGATTCGCGCGAGCTTCGACGCCGCCGGCTGGGCGCCCGACACCGACCTCCCCGTGGACGAGAAGCAACACCGCACCCGCGAGGAGGGCTACGAGGACGACCACCAGCGGGACGCGATGGCGGCGGCGCTGTTCGCCCGCGACGCCCACGCCGACCAGATTCGGCGCGCCACCGAGGAGACGCCGCCGGAACTCGACCGCGGCGAAGTCGTCTCCCGGGTGGTCGGGAACGACGAACCGCTCACCGCGGTCCTCGAGGACCTCACCGAGACCGACGAGCCCGAGGAGGAGGCCGTCGAGCACGAGCCCCGCGAGCTCACCGACGAGGAACGGCGGATCCGGGACCTCGAAGCGCAGGTCGCCCGACTCCAGGACCACGTCGCGGACCTCGAAGCCGAACTCGACGAGAAAGACGACAAGATCGCGGAGTACGAGGAGGAGCTCTCCGAGGCGCGCCGCGAGGAGCGACAGGAGGCCCGCGAGCGCCGCGAGGTCACCAAGCTGGAGTGGGAGAACGACCGCCTCGAAACCGAACTGGAGGAAGAACGCGAGCGCGCCGAGGAACTCGCCGCGAAGCTCGAACGGCTCAAGGACCTCTGGAAGCTCGACCACTCGAATCTGGGTGACGTGGACCACAGCGGCGACCTCGTCGCGGTCAAGCCCGTCGAGCAGTTCACCGTCGACGACATCGAGGCCGCCGACGACGAGTACGGCATCGCCGCCGGCGACGTCGTCTACCTCCGGGACGCCTCCGGCGCGGGCCGCTCGACGGCGGAACTGCTCGCGGAGTTCGATCCCCGCGTCGTCCTCCGGTCGGGCGGGCTCTCGGACGCCGCCGACGAGGTGCTGTTCGACCACGAGATTCCCGTCGGTCCCGCCAGTGAGGTGACCATCCGCGAGGTGGACGAGCTCGCCATCGCCAGCGAGCCCGAGGTCGAGGCCGTGATTGCGGACTGGCGCGAGCGGAAGGCCGAACGCGAGCGCGAGCGCAAGGAGAGCATGGTCGACTCCATCATCAGCGAGCACCGCGCCGACCGCGACTGA
- a CDS encoding DEAD/DEAH box helicase has protein sequence MSESAYVDHPMLAEGVIEARQYQLQLAAAAQEDHTLVCLPTGLGKTTVSLLVTAYRLADDAGGKSLLLAPTKPLVEQHAAFYREALQIPDDEVVVFTGETRPDDRAETWNDARVVVATPQVVENDLVGGRVGLEEVVHCTFDECHRATGDYAYTYIAERYHADALNPLVTAMSASPGGNEEDIRTVCENLGVRNVEVMTEDDADVGEHTYDTDVQWERIELPEQVVEVRDAINEVIEDRLEKLRELGVTRVSSPDVSQKDLNKIRAKLQELIDNDQSEGYQGMSVHAEVMKLRRAVELVETQSVESVRRYFERQRNAARSSGASKASQRLVSEPKVKEAMRKADEFDGLHPKFRRARMLLAETLGIEEGERVIVFTESRDTAEALTDFLGEHFDARRFVGQGDADGSDGMTQKEQRETLEEFRSGEFEVLVSTSVAEEGLDVPEVDLVLFFEPVPTAIRSVQRKGRTGRQTKGKVVVLMAEDTRDEAYFWISRRREQEMEDELRDLKDLADDIEGDLGESQRALDDYGDEETEDASETAAATSESAQPAEADGGSAAADGDGQAGLTDFNAPDPDDVADSEDEEGVAARADSNDEEAVEVVVDQRELDSNIARDLSKRDAVETRLETLSVGDYVLSDRVAVERKSHADFLDTLLGGDRSIFEQAKDLTRHYTRPVLLLEGDGDLYAERNVHPNAIRATLASLAVDWGISVVHTRGEDDTAELIQTIAEREQTDNDREVSAHGEKAAKTLGEQQEYVVSSIADIGPVTARSLLEEFGTVEAVMTAREDDLTAADGVGQVTAERIREVVGSDYQPDA, from the coding sequence ATGTCGGAGTCCGCGTACGTCGACCACCCGATGCTGGCCGAGGGCGTCATCGAGGCGCGCCAGTACCAGCTACAGCTCGCGGCCGCCGCGCAGGAGGACCACACGCTCGTCTGCCTCCCCACGGGACTGGGGAAGACGACGGTGAGCCTGCTGGTGACGGCCTACCGGCTGGCCGACGACGCGGGCGGGAAGTCCCTCCTGCTCGCGCCGACGAAGCCGCTGGTCGAACAGCACGCGGCGTTCTACCGGGAAGCGCTCCAGATCCCGGACGACGAAGTCGTCGTGTTCACGGGGGAGACCCGTCCCGACGACCGCGCGGAGACGTGGAACGACGCGCGCGTGGTCGTGGCGACGCCGCAGGTCGTGGAGAACGACCTCGTGGGCGGGCGCGTCGGCCTCGAAGAGGTCGTCCACTGCACGTTCGACGAGTGCCACCGCGCGACCGGCGACTACGCGTACACGTACATCGCGGAGCGCTACCACGCGGACGCGCTGAATCCGCTCGTGACGGCGATGTCCGCCTCTCCGGGCGGCAACGAGGAGGACATCCGGACGGTCTGCGAGAACCTCGGCGTGCGGAACGTCGAGGTGATGACCGAGGACGACGCGGACGTCGGCGAGCACACGTACGACACGGATGTCCAGTGGGAGCGCATCGAACTCCCCGAGCAGGTCGTCGAGGTCCGGGACGCCATCAACGAGGTCATCGAGGACCGGCTGGAGAAACTCCGCGAGCTGGGCGTCACGCGCGTCTCCAGCCCGGACGTCTCCCAGAAGGACTTGAACAAGATTCGCGCGAAGCTCCAGGAGCTCATCGACAACGACCAGAGCGAGGGCTACCAGGGGATGAGCGTGCACGCGGAGGTGATGAAGCTCCGGCGCGCGGTCGAACTCGTGGAGACCCAGAGCGTCGAATCCGTACGGCGGTACTTCGAGCGCCAGCGCAACGCCGCGCGCTCCTCGGGGGCGTCGAAGGCGAGCCAGCGGCTCGTCTCCGAGCCCAAGGTCAAGGAGGCGATGCGGAAGGCCGACGAGTTCGACGGGCTCCACCCGAAGTTCCGGCGCGCGCGGATGCTGCTCGCGGAGACGCTGGGAATCGAGGAGGGCGAGCGCGTCATCGTCTTCACGGAGTCCCGGGACACCGCCGAAGCCCTGACGGACTTTCTCGGCGAGCACTTCGACGCGCGACGGTTCGTCGGGCAGGGCGACGCGGACGGCAGCGACGGGATGACGCAGAAGGAGCAACGGGAGACCCTCGAAGAGTTCCGGAGCGGGGAGTTCGAGGTGCTGGTCTCCACGAGCGTCGCCGAGGAGGGGCTGGACGTGCCGGAGGTCGACCTCGTCCTCTTCTTCGAGCCGGTACCGACGGCGATTCGGTCCGTCCAGCGGAAGGGCCGGACGGGCCGGCAGACGAAGGGGAAGGTCGTCGTGTTGATGGCCGAGGACACCCGCGACGAGGCGTACTTCTGGATTTCGCGGCGCCGCGAGCAGGAGATGGAGGACGAGCTCCGCGACCTGAAGGACCTCGCGGACGACATCGAGGGCGACCTCGGCGAGAGCCAGCGCGCGCTCGACGACTACGGCGACGAGGAGACAGAGGACGCCAGCGAGACGGCGGCAGCCACGTCAGAGAGCGCCCAGCCCGCGGAAGCCGACGGCGGTAGCGCGGCTGCGGACGGCGACGGGCAGGCCGGGCTCACGGACTTCAACGCGCCCGACCCCGACGACGTCGCGGACAGCGAGGACGAAGAGGGCGTGGCGGCACGCGCGGACAGCAACGACGAGGAGGCCGTCGAGGTGGTCGTCGACCAGCGCGAACTCGACTCGAACATCGCGCGGGACCTCTCGAAGCGCGACGCAGTCGAGACCCGACTGGAGACGCTGTCGGTGGGCGACTACGTGCTCTCGGACCGCGTCGCCGTCGAGCGGAAGTCTCACGCGGACTTCCTGGACACCCTCTTGGGCGGCGACCGCTCTATCTTCGAGCAGGCCAAGGACCTCACCCGCCACTACACGCGGCCCGTCCTCCTCTTGGAGGGTGACGGCGACCTCTACGCGGAGCGCAACGTCCACCCGAACGCGATTCGCGCGACGCTGGCGTCGCTGGCCGTCGACTGGGGCATCAGCGTGGTGCACACGCGCGGCGAGGACGACACCGCGGAGCTGATTCAGACCATCGCGGAGCGCGAGCAGACCGACAACGACCGCGAGGTGAGCGCGCACGGCGAGAAGGCCGCGAAGACGCTCGGCGAACAGCAGGAGTACGTCGTCTCCTCCATCGCGGACATCGGCCCGGTGACCGCGCGCTCGCTGCTCGAAGAGTTCGGGACCGTCGAAGCCGTGATGACCGCCCGCGAGGACGACCTCACGGCGGCGGACGGCGTCGGCCAGGTCACCGCCGAGCGCATCCGCGAGGTCGTCGGTAGCGACTACCAGCCCGACGCGTAA
- a CDS encoding DUF5789 family protein encodes MADDKQGRNDQADNEEDRQQQRMQAEARTRADEKEPVPDEPDDQLGDLGDAIDSHDYPAKTGELVEAYGDYDVETQDGVAPFDAVLDESDDRTYDSSDDLRARILGLIHR; translated from the coding sequence ATGGCAGACGACAAACAGGGCCGAAACGACCAGGCCGACAACGAGGAGGACCGACAGCAGCAGCGCATGCAGGCGGAGGCCAGGACCCGCGCGGACGAGAAGGAACCGGTGCCCGACGAACCAGACGACCAGCTCGGCGACCTCGGCGACGCCATCGATAGCCACGACTACCCGGCGAAGACGGGGGAACTGGTCGAGGCCTACGGCGACTACGACGTCGAGACTCAGGACGGCGTCGCGCCCTTCGACGCAGTCCTCGACGAGTCCGACGACCGCACGTACGACTCCTCGGACGACCTGCGCGCCCGGATTTTGGGGCTGATACACCGCTGA
- the sufU gene encoding Fe-S cluster assembly sulfur transfer protein SufU, which produces MSMGSDMYRQQILDHYRNPRNHGELGDATFSHDGYNPSCGDELEFDVKLEDDGETIERVAFRGDGCAISQASASMLTEKLPGMTLEEVKELDTDDVLDMLGVEVTPMRVKCAVLSEKVVQDGAKIYEGDADVDETTTEE; this is translated from the coding sequence ATGAGCATGGGCTCGGACATGTACCGGCAGCAGATTCTCGACCACTACCGCAACCCCCGCAACCACGGCGAGCTCGGCGACGCGACGTTCTCCCACGACGGCTACAACCCCTCGTGCGGGGACGAGCTTGAGTTCGACGTGAAGCTCGAGGACGACGGGGAGACAATCGAGCGCGTCGCGTTCCGCGGCGACGGCTGCGCCATCAGTCAGGCCTCCGCGAGTATGCTCACGGAGAAGCTCCCGGGGATGACTCTGGAGGAAGTGAAGGAACTCGACACCGACGACGTCCTCGACATGCTCGGCGTGGAAGTGACGCCGATGCGCGTGAAGTGCGCGGTGCTCTCCGAGAAGGTCGTGCAGGACGGCGCGAAAATCTACGAGGGCGACGCGGACGTCGACGAGACGACCACCGAGGAGTAA
- a CDS encoding DUF3267 domain-containing protein, which translates to MAPDTGGETVLADLELTRGLTIQMTALGTLGVVVAAAGFSALFQAVTGHPASFQFAPAGVGWWTNALDVLVILVLATVFVVLHELLHGLAIRYYGGEATYGVGLAHFILPYAYATTDHEFTRNQFVVVLMTPLIVMTGVGVPLMLAFEWGWLVVPLAANAAGAVADVWMTMTLLGFPEDVRLEDHADGVRIVGDKRDRPRSLSVTAVVWDALAGAAVAAVGVFIALAVVGPLVLDVLGVTSLTVGTPDTFTFLFAFSSSPTEISMSVGPGVLAVGAVVGLLYALVRSHRRARSGEE; encoded by the coding sequence ATGGCTCCCGACACCGGCGGCGAGACGGTGCTCGCCGACCTCGAACTGACCCGCGGGCTCACCATCCAGATGACCGCGCTGGGCACGCTCGGGGTCGTCGTCGCGGCCGCCGGCTTCAGCGCGCTGTTCCAGGCCGTCACCGGCCACCCGGCGTCGTTCCAGTTCGCGCCCGCGGGCGTCGGCTGGTGGACGAACGCGCTGGACGTCCTCGTCATCCTAGTGCTGGCGACTGTCTTCGTCGTCCTCCACGAACTGTTACACGGGCTCGCCATCCGGTACTACGGCGGCGAAGCGACGTACGGCGTCGGCCTCGCGCACTTCATCCTCCCGTACGCGTACGCCACGACCGACCACGAGTTCACCCGCAACCAGTTCGTCGTCGTCCTGATGACGCCGCTGATCGTGATGACCGGCGTCGGCGTGCCGCTGATGTTGGCCTTCGAGTGGGGGTGGCTGGTCGTCCCGCTGGCCGCGAACGCCGCCGGCGCGGTCGCGGACGTCTGGATGACGATGACGCTGCTGGGGTTCCCAGAGGACGTCCGCCTCGAAGACCACGCGGACGGCGTCCGTATCGTCGGCGACAAGCGCGACCGGCCGCGCTCGCTGTCGGTGACGGCGGTCGTCTGGGACGCGCTCGCCGGCGCGGCCGTCGCTGCCGTCGGTGTGTTCATCGCGCTGGCTGTCGTCGGCCCGCTCGTCCTGGACGTCCTCGGCGTCACCTCCCTGACCGTCGGCACGCCGGACACGTTCACGTTCCTGTTCGCGTTCTCGTCGTCGCCGACCGAGATTTCGATGAGCGTCGGGCCGGGCGTGCTCGCCGTCGGCGCGGTCGTCGGGCTCCTGTACGCGCTCGTGCGGAGTCACCGGCGCGCTCGGTCGGGCGAAGAATGA
- a CDS encoding DUF7282 domain-containing protein translates to MQAPATQTPGERVDGVVADAVQENQTQNASVAFGDQNTSDGAVTVQNVTVPDGGYVAVHDSTLLDGDAVGSVVGVSEYLDAGTHENVTVTLYEGVAGADFSNASAPNASETLVAMPHLETSNNTTYDFVASNGSQDGPYVTDGDAVVDAGNVTLVADDGGDDNQTTTTTDTTTSETNTTTADGETNTTTADGGMNTTTADGETDATTASSGTDATTASGEPTAA, encoded by the coding sequence GTGCAAGCACCGGCCACGCAGACGCCCGGCGAGCGCGTCGACGGCGTGGTCGCCGACGCGGTACAGGAGAACCAGACGCAGAACGCCAGCGTCGCGTTCGGCGACCAGAACACCAGCGACGGCGCGGTGACCGTGCAGAACGTCACCGTCCCCGACGGCGGCTACGTCGCCGTCCACGACAGCACCCTTTTGGACGGTGACGCAGTCGGGAGCGTCGTCGGGGTCTCCGAGTACCTCGACGCCGGCACGCACGAGAACGTCACCGTGACGCTGTACGAGGGCGTCGCGGGCGCCGACTTCTCGAACGCCAGCGCGCCGAACGCCTCCGAGACGCTGGTGGCGATGCCGCACCTCGAAACGTCGAACAACACTACCTACGACTTCGTCGCGTCGAATGGCAGCCAGGACGGTCCGTACGTGACTGACGGCGACGCCGTCGTGGACGCTGGCAACGTCACGCTCGTCGCCGACGACGGCGGCGACGACAACCAGACGACCACGACGACCGATACGACCACGAGCGAGACGAACACTACGACTGCGGACGGCGAGACGAACACCACGACCGCAGACGGTGGAATGAACACCACGACTGCGGACGGCGAAACCGACGCCACGACTGCGAGTAGTGGCACGGACGCCACGACCGCGAGCGGCGAGCCGACCGCCGCGTAA
- a CDS encoding amidohydrolase yields the protein MTTLRIAGGRVLHPDLSVSEADVLVDQDSGEILDVGDVAEGDERLDAEESLVMPGLVNAHCHAAMTLLRGYADDKPLDAWLQEDIWPAEGELTEGDVRAGAELALVEMIRSGTTAFADMYFHVPEIAEAVEAAGVRARLGHGVVTVGKDEGEAYRDNDESIEIARELDGAAGGRIKTAYMPHSLTTVGEEYLREFVGKAREHDVPVHFHANETTDEVEPIVSERGERPLEYADDLGMVTEADFLAHGVHTDETEHELLAERGASVVHCPASNMKLASGMAPVQEMREAGVNVALGTDGAASNNDLDLFDELRDAAMLGKLAAADAAAVPAEAAVEMATAGGARALGFDSGRIEAGANADLAVVDFSAPHLTPVHDYVSHLAYAATGGDVRHTVCDGEVLMRDRELQTLDEAAIREHAESRAAAVAERAE from the coding sequence ATGACGACGCTACGAATCGCGGGCGGGCGGGTGCTCCACCCGGACCTGTCCGTGTCGGAGGCGGACGTGCTCGTGGACCAGGACAGCGGCGAGATTCTGGACGTTGGGGACGTCGCAGAAGGCGACGAGCGGTTGGACGCCGAGGAGAGTCTCGTGATGCCGGGGTTGGTGAACGCGCACTGCCACGCGGCGATGACGCTGCTCCGGGGGTACGCCGACGACAAGCCGCTGGACGCGTGGCTGCAGGAGGACATCTGGCCGGCCGAGGGAGAACTCACGGAGGGCGACGTGCGGGCGGGCGCCGAGCTCGCGCTCGTGGAGATGATTCGGTCGGGGACGACGGCGTTCGCGGACATGTACTTCCACGTGCCCGAAATCGCCGAGGCCGTCGAGGCGGCGGGCGTGCGGGCGCGGCTCGGGCACGGCGTCGTCACGGTCGGGAAGGACGAGGGCGAGGCGTACCGGGACAACGACGAGAGCATCGAAATCGCGCGGGAACTCGATGGCGCCGCTGGCGGGCGAATCAAGACGGCGTACATGCCCCACAGCCTGACGACCGTCGGCGAGGAGTACCTCCGAGAGTTCGTCGGGAAGGCCCGCGAGCACGACGTGCCCGTGCACTTCCACGCGAACGAGACGACCGACGAGGTGGAGCCAATCGTCTCCGAGCGCGGCGAGCGCCCGCTGGAGTACGCCGACGACCTCGGGATGGTCACAGAGGCGGACTTCCTCGCGCACGGCGTGCACACCGACGAGACCGAGCACGAACTGCTCGCGGAACGCGGCGCGAGCGTCGTCCACTGCCCCGCGTCGAACATGAAGCTCGCGTCCGGGATGGCACCCGTCCAAGAGATGCGCGAGGCGGGCGTGAACGTCGCGCTCGGGACGGACGGCGCGGCGTCGAACAACGACCTCGACCTCTTCGACGAACTGCGGGACGCCGCGATGCTCGGCAAACTCGCGGCCGCCGACGCCGCCGCGGTCCCCGCGGAGGCCGCCGTCGAGATGGCGACCGCTGGCGGCGCGCGGGCGCTCGGGTTCGACAGCGGGCGCATCGAGGCAGGCGCGAACGCCGACCTCGCGGTCGTGGACTTCTCGGCGCCCCACCTCACGCCCGTCCACGACTACGTCTCCCACCTCGCGTACGCCGCGACCGGGGGCGACGTCCGGCACACGGTCTGCGACGGCGAGGTGCTGATGCGGGACCGGGAGCTCCAGACGCTCGACGAGGCCGCGATTCGCGAGCACGCCGAGTCGCGGGCGGCCGCCGTCGCCGAACGCGCCGAGTAG
- the rnz gene encoding ribonuclease Z translates to MTLQATFLGTSGAVPTTERNPSSVFVRRGGDAFLFDAGEATQRQMMRYGTGFDVSDVFVTHAHGDHVFGLPGLVQTWDFNDREDPLTIHVPRGVRDQIEALVFAVGGDVGFPVRVSEVSAGETVLDRPEYEVRAFDTAHRTTSVGYALVEDDRKGRFDREKAEELGVPVGPKFSKLHDGTAVELEDGTVVRPEQVVGDPRPGRKLVYTGDTRPHDPVVAAADGADLLIHDATFTDDAADRAEDTGHSTAGEAAEIAARADARALALTHVSSRYAGDARELREDAEAADFDGEVFVAHDGMTYDVPFPDAD, encoded by the coding sequence ATGACTCTGCAGGCCACCTTCCTCGGGACGAGTGGCGCCGTCCCCACGACCGAACGCAACCCCAGTTCGGTGTTCGTGCGCCGCGGCGGCGACGCGTTCCTCTTCGACGCCGGCGAAGCCACCCAGCGCCAGATGATGCGGTACGGCACCGGCTTCGACGTCTCGGACGTGTTCGTCACGCACGCCCACGGCGACCACGTCTTCGGGCTCCCGGGGCTCGTCCAGACGTGGGACTTCAACGACCGCGAGGACCCCCTGACGATTCACGTCCCCCGGGGCGTCCGCGACCAGATAGAAGCCCTCGTGTTCGCCGTCGGCGGCGACGTCGGCTTCCCCGTCCGCGTCAGCGAAGTGAGCGCGGGCGAGACCGTCCTCGACCGCCCCGAGTACGAGGTCCGCGCGTTCGACACCGCCCACCGCACGACCTCCGTGGGGTACGCGCTCGTCGAGGACGACCGGAAGGGCCGCTTCGACCGCGAGAAGGCCGAGGAACTGGGCGTGCCGGTCGGCCCGAAGTTCTCGAAGCTCCACGACGGCACCGCCGTCGAACTGGAGGACGGCACGGTCGTCCGCCCCGAGCAGGTCGTCGGCGACCCCCGTCCCGGCCGCAAGCTCGTCTACACGGGCGACACGCGCCCCCACGACCCCGTCGTCGCCGCTGCGGACGGCGCCGACCTCCTGATTCACGACGCGACGTTCACCGACGACGCCGCCGACCGCGCCGAAGACACCGGGCACTCCACCGCGGGCGAAGCCGCCGAAATCGCCGCCCGCGCCGACGCCCGCGCGCTGGCGCTCACGCACGTCTCCTCGCGGTACGCCGGCGACGCCCGCGAACTCCGCGAGGACGCCGAGGCCGCCGACTTCGACGGCGAGGTGTTCGTCGCCCACGACGGCATGACCTACGACGTCCCGTTCCCGGACGCCGACTGA
- a CDS encoding adenosylhomocysteinase, which yields MTTASPISERLDEVGSARDAGRKKIDWAFEHMPILSSLRADFQENEPLAGETVGMALHVEAKTAALVETMADAGAEVAITGCNPLSTHDDVSAALDAHPSITSYAKHGVGDEEYYEAIDAVLDHEPTVTVDDGGDLVFRVHEHHPELIDTIVGGTEETTTGVHRLRAMDDDDALEYPVIAVNDTPMKRLFDNVHGTGESSLASIAMTTNLSWAGKDVVVAGYGQCGRGVAKKASGQNANVIVTEIDPRRALEAHMEGYDVMSMSEAAEVGDVFITTTGNRDVIVKDHFEQMQDGVVLANAGHFDIEIDLEALREMADSEQEVRDGVREYELPSGKRINVLAEGRLVNLATPVSLGHPVEVMDQSFGVQAVSIRELVENADDYDAGVHEVPDHLDRKLAEIKLNAEGVELDTLSEEQEEYMTSWQHGT from the coding sequence ATGACCACTGCGTCGCCGATCAGCGAGCGACTCGACGAGGTCGGGTCCGCTCGCGACGCCGGCCGGAAGAAAATCGACTGGGCGTTCGAACACATGCCGATTCTCTCCTCGCTGCGCGCGGACTTCCAGGAGAACGAGCCGCTGGCGGGCGAGACCGTCGGGATGGCACTGCACGTCGAGGCGAAGACCGCGGCGCTCGTCGAGACGATGGCCGACGCCGGCGCGGAAGTCGCGATTACGGGCTGCAACCCGCTGTCCACGCACGACGACGTGAGCGCGGCGCTGGACGCCCACCCCTCGATTACGAGCTACGCCAAGCACGGCGTCGGCGACGAGGAGTACTACGAGGCCATCGACGCCGTCCTCGACCACGAGCCCACGGTCACGGTCGACGACGGCGGCGACCTCGTGTTCCGCGTGCACGAGCACCACCCCGAGCTCATCGACACCATCGTCGGCGGCACCGAGGAGACCACGACGGGCGTCCACCGCCTCCGCGCGATGGACGACGACGACGCACTGGAGTACCCCGTCATCGCCGTCAACGACACGCCGATGAAGCGCCTGTTCGACAACGTCCACGGCACCGGCGAGTCCTCGCTGGCCTCGATCGCGATGACCACGAACCTCTCGTGGGCCGGCAAGGACGTCGTCGTCGCGGGCTACGGGCAGTGCGGCCGCGGCGTCGCCAAGAAGGCCAGCGGGCAGAACGCGAACGTCATCGTCACCGAAATCGACCCGCGGCGCGCGCTCGAAGCCCACATGGAGGGCTACGACGTGATGTCGATGAGCGAGGCCGCCGAGGTCGGCGACGTCTTCATCACCACCACGGGGAACCGCGACGTCATCGTCAAGGACCACTTCGAGCAGATGCAGGACGGCGTCGTCCTCGCGAACGCCGGCCACTTCGACATCGAAATCGACCTCGAAGCCCTCCGCGAGATGGCCGACAGCGAGCAGGAAGTCCGGGACGGCGTCCGCGAGTACGAACTCCCCTCCGGCAAGCGCATCAACGTGCTCGCCGAAGGCCGCCTCGTCAACCTCGCGACCCCCGTCAGCCTCGGCCACCCCGTCGAAGTCATGGACCAGAGCTTCGGCGTGCAGGCCGTCTCCATCCGCGAACTCGTCGAGAACGCCGACGACTACGACGCCGGCGTCCACGAGGTGCCGGACCACCTCGACCGCAAGCTCGCGGAAATCAAGCTCAACGCCGAAGGCGTCGAACTCGACACCCTCAGCGAAGAACAGGAAGAGTACATGACCTCCTGGCAGCACGGCACATAG